One window of Herpetosiphonaceae bacterium genomic DNA carries:
- a CDS encoding GNAT family N-acetyltransferase gives MLFADLALAQRLERNEALNNAEYAHTLKRLQPDSSAQVVPVAGGYATFTRPDFPVNRAIGLGMSQPVTDADLDTLEALYRGYGLPAQVDVCPLADGSLVAALGRRGYRIVRFFNRHIRAIGAADMQEAPYPAIRVAAVAADDIDLWERTVDRGFSGRDDLAADAMGLSLARLAFQRPTVTCFLARIGDEPVGAAGLAIRDGLATFFSTSTRVEYRRRGVHTALLRARLAAAASAGCGLATVAPLPGSDSQRNVQRAGFQIAYTRLVMQRELA, from the coding sequence ATGCTGTTTGCCGATCTTGCTCTTGCGCAGCGTCTTGAACGCAATGAGGCACTCAACAACGCCGAATATGCCCACACGCTGAAACGGCTTCAGCCCGATTCGAGCGCGCAGGTGGTGCCGGTCGCGGGCGGCTATGCGACGTTTACCCGGCCCGACTTTCCGGTGAACCGAGCGATCGGGCTGGGCATGTCGCAGCCGGTTACGGACGCCGATCTGGATACGCTGGAGGCGCTGTATCGCGGCTACGGCCTGCCCGCGCAGGTGGATGTATGCCCGCTGGCCGATGGCTCGCTGGTAGCTGCACTCGGTCGGCGCGGATACCGGATCGTGCGCTTTTTCAACAGGCATATTCGGGCGATCGGGGCGGCAGACATGCAGGAAGCGCCGTACCCGGCGATCCGTGTCGCTGCTGTGGCGGCGGATGATATTGACCTGTGGGAGCGGACCGTGGACCGGGGCTTCTCCGGGCGCGACGATCTCGCCGCCGATGCTATGGGGCTGAGCCTGGCGCGGCTGGCGTTCCAGCGGCCTACTGTCACCTGTTTTCTGGCGCGGATCGGGGATGAGCCGGTGGGCGCGGCGGGCCTGGCGATCCGTGACGGGCTGGCGACGTTCTTTTCGACGAGCACCAGGGTAGAATATCGCAGGCGGGGCGTGCACACAGCGCTGCTTCGCGCGCGGCTGGCGGCGGCTGCGTCGGCAGGCTGCGGCCTGGCGACGGTCGCGCCCTTACCCGGCAGCGACTCGCAGCGCAACGTGCAGCGCGCGGGCTTCCAGATCGCCTATACCCGGCTGGTGATGCAGCGTGAGCTTGCGTAG
- a CDS encoding nitroreductase family deazaflavin-dependent oxidoreductase, which translates to MTTAGDQASTGRRVGQFESFMQRFITGLHVLLYRLSDGKIGGRLVNNSILLLSTVGRKSGKLRVTPLLYLPDGDRMVLIASNGGTPTDPGWYLNLQARPEVIVRVGERTLHVKAEDATGEERQRLWERAVRAYGGYADYQKRTDRQIPVVILRPVEAYTENKEQRAKNT; encoded by the coding sequence ATGACCACTGCCGGAGATCAGGCGAGCACTGGTCGACGTGTCGGGCAATTCGAGAGCTTCATGCAGCGGTTTATCACCGGATTGCACGTCCTGCTCTATCGGCTCAGCGACGGCAAGATCGGCGGGCGGCTGGTCAACAATTCGATCCTGCTGCTGAGCACGGTAGGCCGAAAAAGTGGCAAGCTGCGCGTCACGCCGCTGCTCTACCTGCCGGACGGCGATCGCATGGTGCTGATCGCCTCCAACGGCGGCACGCCGACAGATCCCGGCTGGTACTTGAACCTACAGGCTCGTCCAGAGGTCATCGTGCGCGTTGGCGAGCGGACGCTACACGTCAAAGCCGAGGATGCGACCGGCGAGGAGCGGCAGCGGCTCTGGGAGCGCGCAGTTCGCGCCTACGGCGGCTATGCCGACTACCAAAAACGCACCGATCGGCAAATTCCCGTCGTGATCCTGCGGCCTGTCGAAGCATACACGGAGAACAAAGAGCAGAGAGCAAAGAATACATGA